The region GCCAATTAAATAGTGAGCAAAGGCGTCATAATCAAATTCCGTGTCTTTAACACCCAGTTTCTTCAATACAATATGGTAAAAATTACTTCCATCAACGTATACGCACACCCTAGGATTGTTTAATTCCATGTTTTTAAATAAAAACCTGCGTACTCCTTTCGGTAGACGCAGGCGACTTTACGTAGTAGATGTTAGCATAATGCTTAAACTTGTCAAGTCTTGTAAAGGCAAGCCCGGTAGATTTGCCTTAGAACTACTTTTATGAGTTTTATACTGTTCAGCTAAGTTTCCCTCCAGATTAAATTCCATATAAGTAATTTTATCGTAAGTTTTTCTAAATGTACATATATATAATTTAATCCACCGGTCAACAGATTTGGATTTTATTTGGACTTTGAACTTTAGACTTTAAAAATTGTGTAATGATCGCCTTGACATCAAAGTTTAAAGTAGTATACTTCTCACTCGCGGGTCAAAAAAAAGGAGACATTTTCTGGCTCCGCAACATAGCACTTTATAGTCTCTTAGCACCTATCGCATAAAAATATCAATGCGATTTCCCACCTTTATATAGGGTTGGGGACGGCAACGCACGTAAGCTATGCGGAGCCGTTTTTACCGGCAGGCGAGGATTTAAATTCCTCCCCTGCGCGCTGGAGGGTGCTAGAGAGGTAAAACCAGCTTAAAAACGCCTTTAATGGTTGTTCTTTACTAGCTTCAGCTATGGGCGTTTTTATTCGCGGTGGTTCATCGTTTTTTCTTTTGGTCACAAGACAATTTAATGTCTAGCGACAGCAGTTCTTTAAAAGGGGGTGATACTAAAAACGAAAGAAAGGTACACATCTTGGGAGTAAAGAGGCCTTACATTCGGTTGTTGTTGCAATAAAGCTATTATTGTGATAGGAGGATCTTTCTCTGGTGTTTTTGAGCCTGGTTGCATGGTTTTCAGAGGTCAGATAGATTGGCGAGGAGGTAAAAATGTCAGACTTTGATTGCCTGGTATTAGCTATCATCTTCAGGCCATTTATAGAGGCCTTTATCTCTATCTTTCATTCGCAAATAGATTCATAATATCGTCTTCACGTCGAGCGCCCGCATTTTAGGCGCTCTTTTTTTATGTAATTAATAAATGCTAGAATAAAGCATGCTCAGTTACGAAAACAAATATTTTAAATTGGGGTATAAAAATATATTAGGAGGAGACGAAGCCGGACGAGGTCCACTGGCAGGGCCTGTTTCTGTAGGCGCTGTTTTGGTTAATAAGAAAGAATTCCTGAAACTAAAGCGCGATTTAAAACATTTAAAAGTCGGCGATTCTAAAAAATTATTACCTCAACAGAGAGGGGCTGTTTTTGAGAAGGTAAAAACTCTCCCCTACTTGCGCTCTGCCTGTTCTTTAGTAAGCAATAAAATTATAGATAAATTCGGCATAGAGGAGGCTACTCGAAGAGCTTTTGATAATTGCCTTTTAAAATTAGAGGACAAACCGAATATTATTCTCTATGATGGTAATAGGCCTATAGATAAAAAACTGGCTCTAAAACAAATCCCCATTATTAAGGGCGATGATAAGGTTTTCATAATTTCTTTGGCTTCAATAATTGCCAAGGTCACCAGAGATAAATATATGGCCAAAATGGCTAAAAAGTATCCTTCATATGGATTTGAAATCCATAAAGGCTATGGTACCAGAAAGCACATAGAGGCAATTGAAAAATATAATCTATGCCCTCTCCATCGAAGAAGCTACTGCAAGGGGCTAAAGCACTGGGATAATGTCTAATGACCAATGACTGGGTAAACATAATGTCTAATGACTAATGACTGGGTAAACATAATGTCTAATGTCTAATGACTAATGTCTAAAGGGGGGGGGACAACATAATGTCTAATGACTAATGACCAATGTCCAAACAAGGGGAGGACAACATAATGTCTAATGTCCGAACGGGATACGAAAAACAAAGTTTAAACCATGACGTAAAAAGATATTGGAATAAANNNNNNNNNNNNNNNNNNNNNNNNNNNNNNNNNNNNNNNNNNNNNNNNNNNNNNNNNNNNNNNNNNNNNNNNNNNNNNNNNNNNNNNNNNNNNNNNNNNNAAATAAAACCGCGAGAATGATAATCGCTCGCGGTTTTGTATGCAAAAGAACTGCTGTGGCTCAGAAGGTAAAGGAATCGAGAATCCGATCCCAGG is a window of Candidatus Paceibacterota bacterium DNA encoding:
- a CDS encoding ribonuclease HII, coding for MLSYENKYFKLGYKNILGGDEAGRGPLAGPVSVGAVLVNKKEFLKLKRDLKHLKVGDSKKLLPQQRGAVFEKVKTLPYLRSACSLVSNKIIDKFGIEEATRRAFDNCLLKLEDKPNIILYDGNRPIDKKLALKQIPIIKGDDKVFIISLASIIAKVTRDKYMAKMAKKYPSYGFEIHKGYGTRKHIEAIEKYNLCPLHRRSYCKGLKHWDNV